The DNA segment AACGAAAGTGGATTGCGTAAATCCAGCGTCCTTCACTCTTCCGGCGAGAGCAAAGGTTAATGACTATTCAAAGCTTTCCGGCGGCGGAGCACCCAATAGGCTGACACGAAATAGCTAATCGTGAAGACGAATCCCCAAGTATAAAAAATTGCCGCATTGGCTTCGTAGACGCTCATATTGGGGCTGCCAAACATCACCTTCAAAGCCAGCACCAAAGTCAGGGTCAAACTGGTCCACGCCACCCCCTTCAGGACCTTTGAGGCCATCAAGTGATCCTTCACCGGTTCACCTTCGTCATGCGCCTGCTGCTTCTGAAACACTTGGATCGCTTCGGTTAGCTCTCGGTCAGCTTGTTCTTCATCCGGGTACTTTTCGGCTGCTCCGTATCGTTTAGCTAACAGGGTATAGACCACAATCGTGAATAGCCAGGTTGGCAGAAAGAGGTAGTAAAACGACATCACGTTCATTGCGTTTAGCCCAAATCCAAAAACCAATCCCGCTGCCCAAGACACGACCGCTGGCGTGCTGTGATCCAGTTTTCGATACTTGGCCCAATACCGCGTGAATCCGATGCGAGGAAACACAACGTGCTCGGCAAAAACAATGCCTCCGACGGGCACCACCAACAGTCCCGCGTAGGTCAACAGCGGAAGCATCTGCCCAAACACGAAGGGGAAACAAGCGATGACGACCGTGATACACCCAACGGTCAAAGTCACCGCGCCTCGTGAATGGTTGTGGAAGATCGCCTGAGCGGCCAGACCAGCACGATACAAATTCGCGTTCGCCGTCGTCCAACCTGCGACGATCACAATGACATATCCCGACAGCCCCAGTGCCCGATAAGCGACATCGCCCGGATCAAGTTCGACAATCGTCGACTTTAGCAGGACGGCAGTCCCGGCGCCCATAATCCCTGCTGCGATCCAGGCGACATAGTGCCCGAACAGCATTCCCGCACTGGTACACAGCCCGTAGATAGATTTTTTCGCATACCGCAAAAGCGCCATGTCGATCAACCCGAAGTGGGTAATCGTATTGGCCGCCCAGGCGAACCCGATCACTTCCAACAGCCCGATCCCCGGCTCGCCGCTGCTGTTCACTCCCGTCCAAATCGATTGGTCGCCGATCTTAATAAAATCAGCGAACGCCAAAAGCTGCGTCCGCCCCAGCACCGATTCCGCCAACGCTGGAAAGAGCACCAAGGCTCCGCTGGTAAACATAACCACCAGCCAGGGGCCACAGATGCTGGAGAACTCAGCCACCGCATTGAACCCATACATTGCGACAAAGACCACGATGATCCCAACCGAAAGCACCACGGCCACAAACGGTGCACTTGTGGGATACCACTGCAACTGCGCCGGAATGTCAAACAACAACCGGACCGCGGTACTCGATACCGTAATCATCGCAGCCGAAATGACCATAAAGATCAAAACGTTTGCCCAGTTGTAAAGTTTGGTCATCGAATCTCCCGCGATCTTATCCAGATACGTGTAGAGACTCAGGCGGGTCTGGACAGCAATCGGTGCGGTGATCAACGTCCAGCTAAGAATCGCAAGGACGTTGCCAATCAGCAGACCAATCAAAATGTCTTTGGTCGTCGCCCCTAACGCGACAAACGTCGCCCCAATCACGAACTCAGTCGCCGCCACATGCTCGCCAGCGTAAAGCCCCAGGAAGTGCGTCCAGCCATGCAGCCTGTGCTCGGGTATGGGCACCTGCTCCTGTTTCATACTGGCAATAGCCTGCCGGCTCGTATCGGAGCTCATGATTTGATTATCGGTAGTTTGGATTGAGCGGTGTTGCGAATAGCGTTTGATGAGTGTGAGCTATTGTAACTTGTTGTGGGCTGGGGGTTGGGTCGGGAGTTGGGAGTTGGGAGTTGGGAGTTGGGAGTCGGGAGTTGGGAGTTGGGAGTCGGGAGACAAGGAGGTGGGAGACAGAACCTTCATTCGTTGCGATGGAAAGTCACTTATTCTGACAGTTACTGCCCAGCTTCGCAAAAACACCAACTGAGCACTCCTTCACTCCTTCACTCCTTCACTCCTTCACTCCTTCACTCCTTCACTCCTTGTCTCCTTGTCTCCTTGTCTCCTTGTCTCCTTGTCTCCTTGTCTCCTTGTCTCCTTGTCTCCTTGTCTCCTCAAGTAAAGGATGATCGTTTCGTCGGACTTCCCTGCAGCGACAGTGCTAGGATGTCTTTCTATTGGTATCGATCCGACACCTACAATCGATAGGGTTTTGATGTTCCGACTTTTGGTGGTGAGCCTGTTTTGTGCTTTTATGGTGATTCCTCAAATGGGACGCTGCGAGGATGCAAACGACTGGAAGCAATTCGCCGGCGTTCAGGGACCGAGTGGTTGGCGCGTCAACGTGATCCAGCCGGACCCCAAAAACCATGGTCCCGATGGCTTTAATCACCATGACTGGGATGGTGACGGAGACCTGGATGTTTTTGTTAACTTCGAAGAGGGCGGGTACAGCCGCCTGTACTCCAATCCAGGCAAAGTGAAAATCCGGCAACCGTGGGTCGACTACGTTGAATTCCCCCCTCATGGCAAATGCGAAGACTCGGGCATCGGTGACTTGGACGATGATGGCGACATCGATTACGTCGCTAACGGCGGCCACGTCTACTTCAATCCAGGCAAACAGAAGCTAAAGGACTCCCAAAACTGGGTGCAGATGACTCTGTTTGAAAATGAGGCTCGAAATCCCGTCGTGGGCGATATTGATGGAGACGGTCTGGATGACCTGATTGTTGGTGCAAACGCCTGGTACAAACAGCCTGCAAATAACAAACAGGATGCAGCAGCCTGGAAACGTTACGAACTTGGCGAGGCCAAGTGGTCGATGAGCTGCATTCTTCATGACATCGACGGGGATGGAGACAAAGACATCCTTGTTCAGGAACGCAAAAAACAGGGAACTTTTTACTACGAAAATCCAGGAGTAGAAAAAATTACCGACCGTTGGCCGGTGAAAATAATCGATCCCGAAATTGGAGGGATGTTCATGGTGCTGGGCGATGTGAACGACGACGGAAGGCTCGATTTGGTCAAAGCTGCCGACAAAATTTGTATCTTTCTACGGACCAACAACCTGGGTCCTCCGATCTACAAGAAGATCGAAGTCGACTGCCCCGATCAGCCTGCTGGCGTCCGCGTCAAAGCGAAGCCCAAAGGGGTTGCCATTTTAGAACTCAACAACGATCGCCCCCATCGCGAGATCGTCATCATCCCCGAATACGAGGCACAACTGTGGTACCTCAGCTTCACCGGCGATGGCATGTCCCCTGAAAACTGGACCAGTACGTTGATGGACATGCCGTATCCGGAATCACGAAAAAAGATGGATAACGCCTTCCTTGTCGACCTTGACGGAGACGGCGACCTGGATATTGCAACGACCGAGGAGAACGGCGGATGGGGAATCATTTGGTTTGAAAACCCTGCAAACCACTAGATTCGCCGACATTTACCTAAACGCGGGCGGCTTCTGGAGCCCTCCCTTGTTGCAGAAAAAAGAAAGTCGCAAATTCGGTGGCGGTTCGTCTGCGAAACCGCAACCATTCTTTTAGCGGACGATCATCGGGACCGGACGCCTTGTTTTGTCGTCAGGAAATCCATGCCATGCGTTCGCCGTTTCTCTCTCGCCGCTCACTGCTGACCGTTGACGTGTCCCGCAGCGCCGAGGACTTGATCGATCGTGAACGGGTAGTAGGAAACTTTAACAAGGACGCCAATTCAAAAATCGGAGAATTCAACTGTAGCTTTAACATCGTGCTTCAACAAACGCCAACCGACTGCCCAAAGCGAAGTCGCTAATCGGCGTTTCCCGGTTCCCCCTCTTTTTTCTCTTTTGCTCCCATCAGCGCCATTCTAGCGACTGAAAATATCCACCACTTCTTCTCAGGATCCATGACCATGAACGCTCTGTCCAAACTACTCTGCTCAGCCGCCATGTTGACGTTCACCACAACCGCTTTCGCTCAGCCCCCCGGTGGTGGCCGTGGCGGACGCGGCCAAGGAGGCCCCTCACCGGTCGAACGCTTGATGACTTTGGACGTAAACGGCGACGGACAACTAACGGTCAACGAGGTAACCGACGCGCGCATGAAACCCATGCTAAACCGCGCGGATACCAATCAAGACGGAGCGGTCACCAAAGCAGAACTGACCGCCATGTTTGGCGGCCAATCGGCTGATGGACGTCCCGGCGGCCCCGGTGGTGCAGGTGGTGGTATGCGTGGCGGCCCCGGCGGAGGTGGACCACCCGAAATCGGTCAGATCATCCCATCGTTCTTGCAAGAACAGCTAGGACTGAGCGAAGAACAACAGTCGGCACTCGCCAAACTACAAGCAGAAGTCGACGCGCAATTGGCACTCATCCTGACCGCAGAACAGCAGCAGCAACTCAAGCAAGGTCCCGGAGGCCCAGGCGGACCTGGCGGACAACAGGGTGGTGGTCGAGAACGAGCAGGCCGTGGTCGTCCGCCCGCAGACAATTGATAATGAAGCTGCAAGTTGCATACACGTAGCTACCACTCAATGCCATCTACTTTCTTAGCGGAACGGCGCGAACCGTCCGGCAATCGCATAGAAAACACGAGGAATTTGCCGGTCGTCTTGCGCCGACCCGCTAGGAAATCCGCCCGCAGATGGCATTGAGCTACCGCCGTTAGACGGTGGACACAGAAAAGCAGTAAAACGACGCACTGGCAAGCTTCGTTACGGAGTTGGATCCGTCTTAAAACGTTTTGACTTTTGGGCAGGTTCGCTTCCGTTTGGGGCTTGTCCCGGCGAATCGGAAACGGGGAGCGACCTTGGACGACGGAAGCACTCCCGTGGCCTTTCCTCTGCAAATCACCTGATAAGATTTGCAGGGGAAAGGCCACGATCAAGGAGTAAATCCTGGTATAGGTAGCCGACCGCTGCGATCCTGTCGGGGCAAGCCCTAAGCGGAAATTGAGTCCGCAGAGGGTTTATCGCGTTCCCGCCCAACGCAGAAAACAGGTGGATGACGCATCGGGACGTGAAATTTGTAAGTGACGGTTTCCGAGCGGGAACCACCGTCTGGCGACGGCAACTACCGCAGCTACGCTCGCCGGAGCGTGGACGGACCGATAATACGTCACCAATTGATTTCACGTCCCCTTGCGTCCCATCGATTCTCTGTCGCACACCAATACTTGCGGATTATTCGTGACACTCTGTTGCGAAACTTCCCTACTTATAGAAGTGAGGCGATTCGGTCTTCCTGGCCACGTCGCCCGTCTTCTCTTCTCTGCTGCATTCGGAGGCGCAATATGCTCCACCCACGAAACCGTTTCTTTCTCTCTGCGGGCTTGCTGACCGCTGCCCTAATCTGCTGTGGCGAGGCGTCCGCACAGTGTAGCGGCGGAAAAGGAGGGGGAATGCGAACGGGTAGTCCGTCGTCGCTGGCCCCCAGTTCGCCCTACTCCCAATCCCCGCTTGCTTCGCGTGGTTATTCGCAGAACAACCTGATGGCGATGCAATACCAGCAACAAGCTTTGATGGTCCAGCGGCAACTCGCTTACCAGATGTACGCCAATGCCCAGCAGCAGCGGCTCGCGATGATGCAACGTGAGGCGAAGGCGCTTCCTTATCGGTTGGCCCGCGCGGAAGCCAAACGTGCGGCTCGAGCTGAAAGAATTGCTGCCCGGCTTCGGGAACAGGATCAAACGTCCGACGACTACACGCTGACATCCGTCAGCACGGACTGAAATTACGATTCTCAATCTTCTCTTCACCAGCCGCAGTCGCAATTACAATCGGTGCTCATCCAACGAGAACCGTCAGTTAATTCCCTGCGGCTGATTCTTATCGAGCCGCTCAAATGCACGTCTCTTCGCGATCCGTCGTAGTGCCTCCGCCCGCACCGCCCGTTGGCCGACCTCCCAAGGTTCGCTCGGACAAAAGCGGACAATCGATCGCGCGACGTTCTCAAAGCAACGTGCCCGAGCAGCCACGCTGGCGAATCGCACCTCCCTCCCCTACCCCTCAACCGGCAAGCGAAATCCCGAGCGAAGAGTGCAAAACGAGGTTCTATCATCCCGAAGCCATCAAAGCGCATCTGAAGGAATCCCCTCCGTGGTTGGTCAGCATGATGATCCACTTGGTGCTGTTACTGGCATTGGCTTTGATTTCGACGTCGTCCGGAGTTGTCGGACGGATTGAGCTTACGTTACGGCAAAGCAGTGCCCCGGTTACCACCGAGCTGATGGATTTTTCCATTGCCGCGATGGATTTGGACAACGCGCCGAGTGAGGAATCTTCCATCGAATTTCAAGAGGAGATCACCCCTGTTGAAATCGAAATCCCCGTCAATCTTACTTCGCTAAAATTCGACCTGGATTCGATTGCTCCACGCAAGCTGTCCCCCACCCCGCCGCCGACGGGAAAAGCATCCGCAACCAACATGTTTTCCGGCCGTACTGGACGGATGAAACAACAATTACTGCTAGAAGCCGGGGGGAACGCAGATACGGAAAATGCAGTCGCGATGGGGCTGGAATGGCTGAAACGCAACCAACTGAAAGATGGCAGCTGGTCCCTTCGCGGTCCTTACCAAGGAGGGGCTCGATCCGAAAACAACGTCGCGGCGACGGCGATGGCGATGCTTGCTTTCATGGGAGCGGGCAGCACGCACCGCGGGGGCGAATACGAGAAAGAGCTATGGAAGGCTGTTCGTTGGCTGGTTAAGAAACAAGACCGCCAAGGGTTCATGGCCTCCGCTGCCGCGGACCACGAGAAAATGTACTCTCAAGCTCAAGCAACCATCGCCTTGTGCGAACTGTATGCGATGACCGGCGACTCTTGGATTCGCCCCTACGCTCAACTCTCGTGCGACTTCGCCTGCCGCTCGCAGTCGACCGGTGGAGGCTGGAGATACCGGCCACGTTTTGATTCGGACACCTCCGTCACCGGCTGGTTCGTGATGGGTTTAAAGAGTGGTGAAGCGGGCGGACTAAAAATCGATCCCAAAGTCTTAAAACGCGTCGATGGGTACCTCGACTCGGTCAGCGCAGGCAGCAAGGACGACTACTACAACGTCGGCTATTCCTACATGATCGGCGATGCCCCCTCACCGTCGATGACCGCCGAAGGATTGCTCTGCCGTCAGTACATCGGCTGGGACCGAAATATGCGTGGAATGCGAAACGGCCTGGACACGCTGGTGAAAAACCATCCGATAAGCATGCGATCACAAGACGTCTACTACTGGTATTACGCAACCCAGGCGTTGCATCATTTTGGTGGTCCCCTATGGACCGAGTGGAACGACAAACTAAAAGTCGCGTTACCGGCGGCTCAACAAACCCGCGGGCCAGAAAAGGGAAGTTGGGCTCCCAACCAAGACGCGTGGGGCACGCATGCAGGCCGCCTATATACCACCTGCTTGTCGCTGTACTGCCTGGAAGTCTACTACCGGCACATGCCCATCTACGCCCCCGAAGAAATCAACGACGCATGAATCCCAACACCCCAATTCGTAACGCACGCCTTCAAAAGAAATAAGCAAAAGTAGACCTCAGAGAACAAAAACCGCACCCTCTTTCTCCATGTCTCCATGTCTCCATGTCTCCATGTCTCCATGTCTCCATGTCTCCATGTCTCCATGTCTCCGAAAAAAACGTTTCGTGACAATGTGACCTGCGAAGTTCCCTTGCCTACAGGGGAACGGTACTTCCACCACCAGGGCGTTTCAGACTGTCGTCTACTCCCATAACCTTCGCAGGAAATTAAGCATGCTCTTTTTCAGGTCCAGCAAATCTTGCCATCACCAGCCTAAAAAACGTCGTCGCTTGGCTGCCGAACCGTTGGAAGCTCGTCGCGTACTGGCCGCCAGCCTCGGATGGGATGGGCCGGGATTGGGTAGCACCGAATTGACCTACTACATTGGCAACAGCCCCGACTCGCTTTCACAAGCTGAAGCGACCGCTGCCATTGAAACGGCTTTAGCCGCCTGGTCTAGCGTCGCCGACATCACGTTCACTCCGACCAGCCAAGCCGGACTGCAAGATTCGATCGACATTTCGTTCACGAACATCGATGGCGTGGGTGGCACGCTTGCTCAGGCCTATTTCCCGGACGACATAAATCCAGCAAGGATCGCGGGCGACATTCAGTTCGATATCGCGGATGGCTGGGAAGTGGGCAACTCGCTGGGGAATCAGGCATTCGATCTTGTCTATGTTGCCGTGCACGAGATTGGACACTCGCTGGGCCTTGACCACACGGACACGCTTAGCAGCGTGCTGGCTCCGTACGTTTCACCAAGCCAGTCGTTCAGTAGTCTGTCGGCGGAGGACACGGAATCGATCCTAAATCTGTATGCCGCCGCGGATGGAGTGACCATTCCCGAAACTCCAACAGAAGAAACTCCAACAGAAGAAATTCCTGACGACCAAACCGCAACCAACGATTCGGATACCGATTCGTCAAGTGATTCCGATGAGGATCCGTTCCCACGTCGCCGCTGGAACCGCAGCGGCAATTGGCATCGCTGGGGAGGACGTTTGGATGCGGAGGCTCCCGAGTACAACTACGTCAATCCAACGGATGTCAACAGCGACGGCATCACCACCGCGCTGGATGCACTATCGATTATCAATCAACTCAATCGATCGTCCGCCGGGGTCAGCGAAGAAGGAGTCGATATTGAAAGACTATGCGACACCAACGGTGACGGAACGATTACGGCACTCGATGCGTTAACGGTCATCAACGCGTTAAACCGCAACTCTCTCGCGTCAGCGAACGCTAGCGAAGTTTATGACACTTCGGACCTCGACGACGATATCGACGCAACGGTTGAAGCAACGGTCGAAGCAACCGAGGTCGCTGATGACAACCTTGCCACCGATGACGAGCCCGAAGAGACCACCGAGGTTTCGGAGGATACCGATGGCCTAACAAACGAAACAGACGAAACAGACGACAATGAAGATCCAATCGATGATGGCGGCTTAGTCGACGAAACCGACAGTTCAGACACTGACCAGGAAGACTGCCATGAAGGAGAACATCTTCCATTGCATATCGCGCATGGCGGACTTTTGATCCAAAACGCAGAGATGCTGATCACCCGTTTTGATACCGACGACGACGCGGCTTTATCGGAGGCTGAGGTCTCCGAGCGTCTGTGGACCCGACTTAACGAACTAGACATCGACGCGGACGGTGATGGATTGGTGACCGCGTCCGAACTGGAAACAGCTGCCACGGCCGCTCGGCAAGAAGCGTTTGATGGGCAGGACGCCGACGGCGATGGGCAACTAACCGAATCCGAACTCAGCGAACGTTTCTGGGAGAAGATCTCCGATGCCGATAGCGACCTAGACGGGGGGGTCTCTTTCGACGAACTGGATGCATTTTTCGTTACTCAACAGGACCAATTTGCCGAAACGGGCGGTCGTTCACACCACCTTCGACACCAGCACCTGTCGGATGCGGTTTTCGCATTGATCGGCCGCCGAGGTCGATAAGTGGGCGATTTGACTGGATATCGCTTGGGCGATTCCACAGCGATGAAGCGTCCAACGATGTTTTCTCCAGATTAACCGGCGGATTTTGAAATCGGCCGCAACTATTTCATTAACGGCCTGTCGTTTTAGTGATTGTCGTCTTTCGCTCCGCGGAAGAACGTTGACCTAAAGCGACATTTGCGGAGCGGAAGACAACCATTTTTCTCCGCTTCCGATGAAAACGACAGCCCGATAAGCGAGTGCCCCACAGCAGGAAAATCGCCATGATCGCGACCGACTCATCTCATTCCAGCAATACCAACGATGCCGACGCCGATTTCCCGGCGCTTCTCGCCAGCGCCCGCTCGGGCAATCGTGAATCGCTTGGTCAATTACTGCAGTGGTACGCGAATTACCTAACGATCCTAGCCACCACCCAGTTGGATAGGCGTTTGCGTCGTCGCCTGAACCCTTCGGATATTGTCCAAGAAGCGATGCTGGCGGCTCATCAAGACTTCGCTGATTTTCGAGGCGAAAGCCAGGGCGAACTATTGTGCTGGCTGCGGACCATTTTGATTCACACGCTCCATCGCAGTTTCAAAAAACATGTAAAAGTCCAAAAGCGTGATATTCGCCGCGAAGTCTCCTTGGAAGCCGTAAGCAACCGACTGGAAGAATCGGCTGTGAACCTTGCCGCGATCCTGCCTGCACATGGACCGTCGCCAAGCACCCCGATGCGAACACGTGAACGCGGCGTGGAACTTGCCAACGCACTCAGCAAACTGAAACCCGCCTACCGTGAAGTCATCACGCTACGGGTTTTGCAAGGGCTGCCGTTCGAAGAGATCGCCCAGCGGATGGACCGAGGAAGCGGTGCGGTCCGAATGCTGTGGTTACGTGCGTTGGAATCATTCAAGACGACCGGAGACATTCACTAATGGTCGTAACGAATCCCTCGATCGTAGATGCCAGTATCGATGCCGAGCCCTCGTTGATTGCCGGATTGAGCCAAGATCAACAGGCCAGGCTGACGCAACAATTGGACGATTATCTGGTCAGCCTGGAAAGCGGACAACCGCTTGATCCGAAAGAACTAGCTCGCAAAAATCCAGATATCGCCAGCGTCTTTGAATCGTACTTGGAGAAACTGGATGCGTTGTACGGGGTCGCCGTTGGCTTCAATGATCCCAGCGCCCACGAAACACTAGACAAGATCACCTCCGGAAAAATGAAGCTGGGTGATTTCACCCTTTTAAGTGAAATTGGTCGTGGCGGGATGGGCGTGGTCTATGAAGCCACCCAAGAATCGCTGTCACGCCGGGTCGCGATCAAACTGCTACCGATCGCATCGCTGCTTGATTCCCAACAGATCGCACGTTTCAAGAACGAAGCACATGCAGCCGGATTGCTAAATCACCCGAACATTGTGCCGGTTCACAGTGTCGGCACCGAACGGGGATTGCAT comes from the Roseimaritima multifibrata genome and includes:
- a CDS encoding prenyltransferase/squalene oxidase repeat-containing protein, which codes for MHVSSRSVVVPPPAPPVGRPPKVRSDKSGQSIARRSQSNVPEQPRWRIAPPSPTPQPASEIPSEECKTRFYHPEAIKAHLKESPPWLVSMMIHLVLLLALALISTSSGVVGRIELTLRQSSAPVTTELMDFSIAAMDLDNAPSEESSIEFQEEITPVEIEIPVNLTSLKFDLDSIAPRKLSPTPPPTGKASATNMFSGRTGRMKQQLLLEAGGNADTENAVAMGLEWLKRNQLKDGSWSLRGPYQGGARSENNVAATAMAMLAFMGAGSTHRGGEYEKELWKAVRWLVKKQDRQGFMASAAADHEKMYSQAQATIALCELYAMTGDSWIRPYAQLSCDFACRSQSTGGGWRYRPRFDSDTSVTGWFVMGLKSGEAGGLKIDPKVLKRVDGYLDSVSAGSKDDYYNVGYSYMIGDAPSPSMTAEGLLCRQYIGWDRNMRGMRNGLDTLVKNHPISMRSQDVYYWYYATQALHHFGGPLWTEWNDKLKVALPAAQQTRGPEKGSWAPNQDAWGTHAGRLYTTCLSLYCLEVYYRHMPIYAPEEINDA
- a CDS encoding FG-GAP-like repeat-containing protein, whose amino-acid sequence is MFRLLVVSLFCAFMVIPQMGRCEDANDWKQFAGVQGPSGWRVNVIQPDPKNHGPDGFNHHDWDGDGDLDVFVNFEEGGYSRLYSNPGKVKIRQPWVDYVEFPPHGKCEDSGIGDLDDDGDIDYVANGGHVYFNPGKQKLKDSQNWVQMTLFENEARNPVVGDIDGDGLDDLIVGANAWYKQPANNKQDAAAWKRYELGEAKWSMSCILHDIDGDGDKDILVQERKKQGTFYYENPGVEKITDRWPVKIIDPEIGGMFMVLGDVNDDGRLDLVKAADKICIFLRTNNLGPPIYKKIEVDCPDQPAGVRVKAKPKGVAILELNNDRPHREIVIIPEYEAQLWYLSFTGDGMSPENWTSTLMDMPYPESRKKMDNAFLVDLDGDGDLDIATTEENGGWGIIWFENPANH
- a CDS encoding matrixin family metalloprotease is translated as MLFFRSSKSCHHQPKKRRRLAAEPLEARRVLAASLGWDGPGLGSTELTYYIGNSPDSLSQAEATAAIETALAAWSSVADITFTPTSQAGLQDSIDISFTNIDGVGGTLAQAYFPDDINPARIAGDIQFDIADGWEVGNSLGNQAFDLVYVAVHEIGHSLGLDHTDTLSSVLAPYVSPSQSFSSLSAEDTESILNLYAAADGVTIPETPTEETPTEEIPDDQTATNDSDTDSSSDSDEDPFPRRRWNRSGNWHRWGGRLDAEAPEYNYVNPTDVNSDGITTALDALSIINQLNRSSAGVSEEGVDIERLCDTNGDGTITALDALTVINALNRNSLASANASEVYDTSDLDDDIDATVEATVEATEVADDNLATDDEPEETTEVSEDTDGLTNETDETDDNEDPIDDGGLVDETDSSDTDQEDCHEGEHLPLHIAHGGLLIQNAEMLITRFDTDDDAALSEAEVSERLWTRLNELDIDADGDGLVTASELETAATAARQEAFDGQDADGDGQLTESELSERFWEKISDADSDLDGGVSFDELDAFFVTQQDQFAETGGRSHHLRHQHLSDAVFALIGRRGR
- a CDS encoding sigma-70 family RNA polymerase sigma factor translates to MIATDSSHSSNTNDADADFPALLASARSGNRESLGQLLQWYANYLTILATTQLDRRLRRRLNPSDIVQEAMLAAHQDFADFRGESQGELLCWLRTILIHTLHRSFKKHVKVQKRDIRREVSLEAVSNRLEESAVNLAAILPAHGPSPSTPMRTRERGVELANALSKLKPAYREVITLRVLQGLPFEEIAQRMDRGSGAVRMLWLRALESFKTTGDIH
- a CDS encoding EF-hand domain-containing protein encodes the protein MNALSKLLCSAAMLTFTTTAFAQPPGGGRGGRGQGGPSPVERLMTLDVNGDGQLTVNEVTDARMKPMLNRADTNQDGAVTKAELTAMFGGQSADGRPGGPGGAGGGMRGGPGGGGPPEIGQIIPSFLQEQLGLSEEQQSALAKLQAEVDAQLALILTAEQQQQLKQGPGGPGGPGGQQGGGRERAGRGRPPADN
- a CDS encoding purine-cytosine permease family protein, producing MSSDTSRQAIASMKQEQVPIPEHRLHGWTHFLGLYAGEHVAATEFVIGATFVALGATTKDILIGLLIGNVLAILSWTLITAPIAVQTRLSLYTYLDKIAGDSMTKLYNWANVLIFMVISAAMITVSSTAVRLLFDIPAQLQWYPTSAPFVAVVLSVGIIVVFVAMYGFNAVAEFSSICGPWLVVMFTSGALVLFPALAESVLGRTQLLAFADFIKIGDQSIWTGVNSSGEPGIGLLEVIGFAWAANTITHFGLIDMALLRYAKKSIYGLCTSAGMLFGHYVAWIAAGIMGAGTAVLLKSTIVELDPGDVAYRALGLSGYVIVIVAGWTTANANLYRAGLAAQAIFHNHSRGAVTLTVGCITVVIACFPFVFGQMLPLLTYAGLLVVPVGGIVFAEHVVFPRIGFTRYWAKYRKLDHSTPAVVSWAAGLVFGFGLNAMNVMSFYYLFLPTWLFTIVVYTLLAKRYGAAEKYPDEEQADRELTEAIQVFQKQQAHDEGEPVKDHLMASKVLKGVAWTSLTLTLVLALKVMFGSPNMSVYEANAAIFYTWGFVFTISYFVSAYWVLRRRKALNSH